In Flavobacteriales bacterium, one genomic interval encodes:
- a CDS encoding CsbD family protein translates to MSTPTEDKLKGNWNELKGKLKQKYGELTDDDLTYAEGKEDELYGKMQQKLGKTKDQVRDIVEDMRSAFNKEKQAH, encoded by the coding sequence ATGAGCACACCAACCGAAGACAAGTTGAAAGGCAACTGGAACGAACTGAAAGGTAAACTAAAGCAGAAGTACGGCGAGTTGACCGATGATGATCTGACCTACGCTGAAGGAAAAGAGGATGAGCTATATGGTAAGATGCAGCAGAAGTTGGGCAAGACCAAAGATCAAGTGCGCGATATCGTAGAAGATATGCGGTCTGCATTCAACAAAGAAAAACAGGCGCACTGA
- a CDS encoding type 1 glutamine amidotransferase, producing the protein MNNELKGKKVAILATNGFEDSELRSPKEALEKAGATTHIVSLESGSIKGWKDGDWHGSIEVDTTVKETTSDAYDALVLPGGVINPDLLRANADAVNFVKAFFKQKKPVAAICHGPWMLAEAGVLEGRGITSYKSIKTDMVNAGAIWVDDEVVVDEGLVTSRSPKDLPAFNARLVEEVAEGKHAKQTA; encoded by the coding sequence ATGAACAACGAATTGAAAGGAAAGAAAGTAGCCATACTGGCAACGAACGGATTTGAGGACAGTGAACTACGCAGCCCAAAGGAAGCATTGGAAAAAGCCGGTGCAACCACCCACATCGTATCACTGGAAAGTGGTTCCATCAAAGGATGGAAAGATGGTGATTGGCACGGGTCGATCGAAGTGGATACGACCGTGAAAGAGACGACGAGCGATGCGTACGATGCCCTGGTTCTTCCCGGCGGAGTGATAAACCCGGACCTATTGCGCGCCAACGCCGATGCCGTGAACTTCGTGAAGGCATTCTTCAAACAGAAAAAGCCCGTGGCCGCAATTTGTCATGGTCCGTGGATGCTTGCAGAAGCAGGCGTACTGGAAGGTAGAGGCATAACCAGTTACAAGAGCATAAAAACCGATATGGTAAATGCCGGCGCGATCTGGGTGGATGATGAAGTAGTGGTGGATGAAGGTCTTGTGACCAGCCGCTCGCCCAAGGATCTCCCTGCATTCAATGCCAGATTGGTAGAAGAAGTTGCAGAAGGCAAGCACGCGAAACAAACGGCGTAG